In Nitrospirota bacterium, the sequence CATGTGCAGGATCCGTCTCATAGGTATGAGTATAACGGGTTATGGCAATTGAAACCGACGGGATGACAAAGATGCGACAGCGTGACGGGGTGAGTTAAGTTCGGAGTACGCATCTCACCTATCTGCAAAGCTGCGGAAAAACCACTGCTTGATCCCTTCTACCGCAAAAAGATAGAAAAGCACCAGGCCTGCCAGGATCGCAAAGAACGATAAAGGCGGCGGGACGAACCCGAGGTACGTGCCAAGCGGTGTGAACGGAAGGGCCACGGCAAGGCACACGACCGAAAGAGAACAGAGCGCAAGCCAGACGTTGGGACGGCTTTTGAACGGATTACGCCGGGTGCGGATGATGAAGATGACGAGCACCTGCGTTGCCATTGACTCGATGAACCAGCCGGTATGAAAAAGCTGCTCTCCGGCATGGAACACGCTCAGCATGATGAAAAAGGTCAGGAAGTCGAAAGCCGAGCTCACCGGCCCCACGGAGAGCATGAAGTTGCGGATGAAATTCATGTTCCAATGCCGGGGTTGGGAGAGATATTCTTCGTCGACGCTGTCGAGGGGGATGGGGATCTCCGAAACGTCGTAGAGGAGATTGTTCAAGAGGATCTGCACCGGCAGCATGGGAAGAAAGGGCAGGAAGAGCGTCGCTCCAGCCATGCTGAACATGTTCCCGAAATTGGAGCTCGTTCCCATCATGATGTATTTCATGATATTGCCGAAGGTGCGCCTGCCTTCCATGACCCCTTCGTGGAGCACGTTCAGGTCCTGTTCCAAAAGGATCATCTCCGCCGCGCTCTTTGCCACGTCCACGGCGCTGTCCACGGAAATGCCGATGTCCGCTGAATGGAGCGAGGGAGCGTCATTGATGCCGTCGCCCAGATACCCGACCACCCTGCCCCGCTGCTTCAAGGCAAGGATGACCCGGTTCTTTTGCGAGGGGTTGACCCTGCAGAAGAGGTTCACATTCTCCACGCAGGCCGCGAGCGCCTGATCGTCCATGCCCTGCATTTCAGCACCGGTCAATATGCCGATGATGGGCAGGCCGAGCTTCTCGCAGATATGACGGGTTACGAGTTCGTTGTCTCCGGTCACGACCTTGACCGCCACCCCCGCGTTCGTCAGTTTGGCCAGGGCCGCCTGGGCGCTTTGTTTCGGCGGGTCGAGAAAGGCTGCGAAACCGGCAAAGACCAGTTCCGTTTCATCATTCACTACGGCGTGATGTTCTGTCTGCGCCACCCTTTTCCAGGCGACGCCGAGCACCCGGAACCCGTCACGGGCGAACGTCTCGTGGAGCGCCCGGACCCGGGCCAGCGAGGCTTCGTCCATTGGCGTGGGATACTCTGCCTCCTGCTCCTCGCAGTGGATGCAGAAGCCCAGGATATCGTCAGGTGCCCCTTTTACAACGAGGAGCCTGTCCCTGCCGTTGTCAATGATCACGGAGACCCGGCGGCGCTCGAAATCGAAGGGGACCTCGTCGATCTTCTTCCAGGCTGCGACGTCTATCTCCTTGTGCTCGAGAATGGCGTCATCCATCGGGCTCCGCAGCCCGGATTCAAAGAAGCTGTTCAGATAGGCGAGCTCGAGAACGCGGCTGCTGTCCCGGCCGAGAGCGTCCACGTGGCGCTCA encodes:
- the mgtA gene encoding magnesium-translocating P-type ATPase, giving the protein MTVSSLNEEKPFWQQSIPELSKQLNATLAGLTNSEATDRMKQFGPNMLRPPRKRALLLQFLARFKNPLVIILLIASAVSAFTGDVTSFLIIGSIVVMSVTLDFIQEHRAGKAAEALRQSVAIRVQALRDRKSIEIPAAALVPGDVVLLSAGDLIPGDGRVLVAQDFFVKQALLTGEPYPVEKFPRDLPDAGQDMAAAVNSVFMGTSVLSGSATVLICRTGPNTALGEISDTLTAKAPPTSFEQGTQRFGLLIMRFTILLVLFVVLANAFFRRPWLESFLFAVALAVGLTPELLPMIVSVTLARGAMRMAKKKVIVKRLESIHNLGSMDVLCTDKTGTLTEARIHLERHVDALGRDSSRVLELAYLNSFFESGLRSPMDDAILEHKEIDVAAWKKIDEVPFDFERRRVSVIIDNGRDRLLVVKGAPDDILGFCIHCEEQEAEYPTPMDEASLARVRALHETFARDGFRVLGVAWKRVAQTEHHAVVNDETELVFAGFAAFLDPPKQSAQAALAKLTNAGVAVKVVTGDNELVTRHICEKLGLPIIGILTGAEMQGMDDQALAACVENVNLFCRVNPSQKNRVILALKQRGRVVGYLGDGINDAPSLHSADIGISVDSAVDVAKSAAEMILLEQDLNVLHEGVMEGRRTFGNIMKYIMMGTSSNFGNMFSMAGATLFLPFLPMLPVQILLNNLLYDVSEIPIPLDSVDEEYLSQPRHWNMNFIRNFMLSVGPVSSAFDFLTFFIMLSVFHAGEQLFHTGWFIESMATQVLVIFIIRTRRNPFKSRPNVWLALCSLSVVCLAVALPFTPLGTYLGFVPPPLSFFAILAGLVLFYLFAVEGIKQWFFRSFADR